In Deinococcus puniceus, one genomic interval encodes:
- a CDS encoding amino acid ABC transporter permease produces MDITLILNSAVQSLPVLVQGAGITLGFALAAMVLGLPLGFAVALARLSRFAALRWITSIYVSFIRGTPLLVQIFVIYYGLPSFGITLNPVVGGVLALTLNAGAYLSETIRGAIQSVPRGQREAATSLGLNGAQTMRLIVLPQAMRVAAPSLGNSLIGLVKDTSLVSVITVVELLRSAQLVIARTFEPFGPYLMAALLYWLMSLLLEGVQRGVERRLSRGVA; encoded by the coding sequence ATGGACATAACCTTGATCCTGAACAGCGCCGTGCAATCGTTGCCTGTGCTGGTGCAGGGAGCCGGAATTACGCTGGGCTTTGCGCTGGCCGCGATGGTGCTGGGGCTGCCGCTGGGCTTCGCGGTGGCGCTCGCCCGCCTGTCCCGCTTTGCGGCACTGCGCTGGATCACGAGCATCTACGTGTCGTTTATTCGCGGAACGCCGCTGCTGGTGCAAATCTTCGTCATCTATTACGGCCTGCCCAGCTTTGGTATCACGCTGAATCCGGTGGTGGGCGGCGTGCTGGCCCTCACCCTGAATGCCGGAGCGTACCTCTCGGAAACCATTCGCGGGGCGATTCAGAGCGTGCCGCGTGGTCAGCGCGAGGCGGCCACCAGTTTGGGCCTGAACGGGGCACAGACCATGCGCCTGATCGTGCTGCCGCAGGCCATGCGGGTGGCCGCGCCCAGCCTCGGCAACAGCCTGATCGGACTGGTGAAGGATACGTCGCTGGTCAGCGTCATTACGGTGGTGGAACTGCTCCGCAGCGCCCAGTTGGTCATTGCCCGCACCTTTGAGCCGTTCGGCCCCTACCTGATGGCGGCCCTGCTGTACTGGCTCATGAGCCTGCTGCTGGAAGGCGTGCAGCGCGGCGTGGAACGGCGGCTGTCGCGGGGCGTGGCTTAG
- a CDS encoding c-type cytochrome, with the protein MFRLPSLLALSLPALAVLIGATLPQAEAQEKTAAILSPTAAQTATAQIERGAVLYRLACAMCHGDELEGGSAEALAGEGFRATYRALPPRALSHLIDGLHGHLPPVSRQEALDVTAFVLDSNGLPLGKELVENGLDER; encoded by the coding sequence ATGTTCCGCCTGCCTAGCCTCCTCGCGCTCAGTTTGCCCGCCCTCGCTGTGCTGATAGGCGCAACCTTGCCCCAAGCCGAAGCGCAAGAGAAAACAGCGGCTATTCTCTCCCCCACTGCGGCCCAAACTGCTACCGCCCAAATAGAGCGCGGAGCCGTGCTGTACCGTCTCGCCTGCGCCATGTGTCACGGCGACGAATTGGAGGGCGGCAGTGCCGAAGCCTTGGCTGGAGAGGGGTTCCGGGCCACCTACCGGGCACTTCCGCCGCGTGCCCTCTCTCACCTGATTGACGGACTGCACGGCCATTTACCACCCGTCAGCAGGCAAGAAGCGCTGGACGTGACGGCGTTTGTTTTGGACTCTAACGGCCTGCCGCTGGGGAAGGAGTTGGTGGAAAACGGGCTGGATGAGCGGTAG
- a CDS encoding P1 family peptidase: MTLPPNQTLTAIPGFRVGHWTDPVGRTGCTVILCPDGGAVASASFLGPSPGTREGVLLAPEKKVERIHALLLTGGSAFGLAAAAGVVRVLEERGVGHETPWARVPIVPAAVIYDLGVGDARARPGDREGEQAARAASTDPVVRGRVGAGTGATAGKYRGPEQAAAGGLGSVMLERYGVQVAALAVVNPIGDVLDERGGILAGPGTGVGASAFAPADVTNTTLIAVATAHTLTKNDARRLADAAQTALARVIHPSHTYWDGDAAFVLSACTRPPADPMLLGALVQEAVCAAVRDAVRMAAEKA; this comes from the coding sequence ATGACCCTGCCGCCCAACCAGACCCTCACTGCCATTCCCGGCTTCCGGGTGGGCCACTGGACAGACCCGGTGGGCCGCACGGGTTGCACCGTCATCCTGTGCCCCGATGGAGGTGCGGTGGCTTCGGCGTCGTTTCTGGGCCCCAGTCCGGGCACGCGGGAAGGGGTGCTGCTGGCCCCCGAAAAGAAGGTGGAGCGCATCCACGCGCTGCTGCTGACGGGTGGGAGTGCCTTTGGGTTGGCGGCGGCGGCGGGCGTGGTGCGGGTGCTAGAGGAGCGTGGCGTGGGCCACGAAACGCCTTGGGCGCGGGTTCCCATCGTGCCTGCCGCCGTGATTTACGACCTCGGCGTAGGCGATGCGCGGGCACGACCCGGCGACCGCGAAGGCGAACAAGCGGCGCGGGCGGCGTCCACCGATCCTGTCGTGCGTGGGCGTGTGGGCGCGGGTACAGGCGCGACGGCGGGTAAATACCGGGGGCCAGAGCAGGCAGCGGCGGGCGGCCTCGGCAGCGTGATGCTGGAACGCTACGGGGTGCAAGTGGCGGCGCTGGCCGTCGTCAACCCGATTGGAGACGTGCTGGACGAAAGGGGCGGCATCTTGGCTGGCCCCGGCACAGGCGTGGGCGCATCGGCCTTTGCCCCTGCCGACGTGACCAACACCACCCTGATTGCCGTTGCCACCGCACACACCCTGACCAAAAACGATGCCCGCAGACTGGCCGACGCGGCGCAGACGGCCCTCGCCCGCGTGATTCACCCCAGCCACACCTATTGGGACGGCGACGCGGCCTTTGTGCTGAGCGCCTGCACCCGCCCGCCTGCTGACCCGATGCTGCTGGGCGCACTGGTGCAAGAAGCCGTCTGCGCGGCAGTCCGTGACGCCGTAAGAATGGCGGCAGAAAAAGCCTGA
- a CDS encoding response regulator transcription factor — protein sequence MDQRILLIEDNPDITRVVQYELEQAGYRVLTAPDGVTGLTSARENAPDLVILDLGLPDFDGAEIARRLRKTSSVPIIILTAMDAVDRKVNLLEAGADDYMTKPFHPEELVARVKVQLRHQQHGEVIQIGALEIHPQKRLCHYNGHEVRLSPKEFDLLTFLARQPGRVYSRQEIEREVWNGELPSNSNVVDVHMANMRAKLRDLDGYGIIRTVRGIGYALKTP from the coding sequence ATGGATCAACGCATTTTGCTTATCGAAGACAACCCCGACATTACCCGCGTCGTTCAGTACGAACTGGAACAGGCGGGTTACCGTGTCCTGACCGCCCCAGACGGCGTGACCGGCCTCACTAGCGCCCGTGAGAATGCCCCCGATCTGGTCATTCTAGACCTCGGTCTGCCCGACTTCGACGGCGCAGAAATCGCCCGCCGCCTCCGGAAAACCAGTTCGGTTCCGATCATTATTCTGACCGCTATGGACGCTGTAGACCGCAAAGTGAACCTGCTGGAAGCGGGCGCGGACGACTACATGACCAAGCCGTTTCACCCCGAAGAACTCGTGGCCCGCGTGAAAGTGCAGTTGCGCCACCAGCAACACGGCGAAGTGATTCAGATCGGGGCGCTGGAAATCCACCCACAAAAGCGTCTGTGCCACTACAACGGCCACGAAGTCCGCCTCTCGCCCAAAGAGTTTGATCTGCTGACCTTTTTGGCGCGGCAGCCGGGGCGCGTCTATTCCCGCCAAGAAATCGAGCGCGAAGTCTGGAACGGCGAACTGCCCAGCAATTCCAACGTCGTAGACGTGCATATGGCGAACATGCGCGCCAAGCTGCGAGATTTGGACGGCTACGGCATCATTCGCACGGTGCGCGGGATCGGGTACGCCCTGAAAACGCCCTGA
- a CDS encoding putative bifunctional diguanylate cyclase/phosphodiesterase: MPLTALLTGGSSSRPLRTRVLWALLGLGFAAVLGGIGLLTMLIVWPLDNEERRATRQQAETVAAWLQGQQSQLNTRTRSWAKLTDPLVVGADLLSTGDVQAIALLSSGRVTTAMIASDVPPADWQPGTLAPRQRFAVRGNRVWLLARAKRLGDTELLLMRAIDAGELSPAPFVTRVSAASEPAKLLPGQAAVSVPDDLSRADLNTADLSSAAPANSNVESVRTFATGPGGRALEVWVAQPRTLHDQGVRAVRTASLTVLVLVLACIVLALRLLDSLVFARLARLRRFVQRIETEPDTAARLHLGQGEDELHLVARALNLTLDRVTGDHDIMRAQGEALRLIAENGNVDDVLRVIQAALERRSPGALAELQSFGPPTLAGMNYMDPTIWAVSVRGRAGDRYGQLRLTYPGVLPDDIASEAAWMAELLGVAAEQERLRGQLSFHAYNDELTGLPNRRGLLRTLARTVPDALERGTPVAVLYLDLDRFKRLNDTLGHAAGDELLRQVAARIGRACGPNDQAARLGGDEFVIVLPRAGTEAEVAQIAQRLVTTLETPFEVFGHAFQPTASIGVALAPRDGHDPEELLRLADLAMVHAKARGPGRVAFFTPDLEDALLDRVQIENDLRDTLRTGDLTLAYQPLISLNTGRIEGLEALLRWTHPVRGPVPPSIFIPIAEDAGLIGLLGDWVLREATTQLAVWRSQGIQTHVAINVSAVQLLTPDFVVQVKAALQDNGLPPAALTLEVTESLLMDGTPGSAAHTHLMELSNHGVSVWVDDFGTGYSSLSYLHRLPIHAVKVDRSFVMGLRSGPEAERIIETIVTLAHHLNLKVVAEGVEQGWQAEVLKRLGCDHAQGYFYARPVAAEQVPALFAAPLGQVVQPALPPSQAK; encoded by the coding sequence ATGCCGCTAACTGCTCTCTTGACGGGCGGCTCTTCCTCTAGGCCCCTGCGGACGCGGGTACTGTGGGCGCTGTTGGGCTTAGGCTTCGCGGCGGTGCTGGGCGGGATCGGGCTGCTGACCATGTTGATCGTGTGGCCGCTAGACAACGAGGAACGCCGCGCGACCCGCCAGCAGGCTGAAACCGTGGCGGCCTGGCTGCAAGGCCAGCAAAGCCAACTGAACACCCGCACGCGCTCCTGGGCCAAGTTGACCGATCCGCTGGTGGTAGGCGCAGACCTGCTGAGCACCGGAGACGTGCAGGCCATTGCGCTCTTAAGCAGTGGGCGCGTGACCACCGCCATGATCGCCTCTGACGTGCCGCCCGCCGACTGGCAACCCGGCACGCTGGCCCCGCGCCAACGCTTTGCCGTTCGGGGCAACCGGGTGTGGCTGCTGGCCCGTGCCAAGCGGCTGGGCGACACAGAACTGCTGCTGATGCGGGCCATTGACGCTGGGGAGCTGTCTCCTGCACCCTTCGTCACACGGGTCAGTGCCGCCTCGGAACCGGCCAAGCTGTTGCCCGGACAGGCGGCAGTAAGTGTGCCTGACGACCTGAGCAGAGCTGACCTGAACACTGCTGATCTGAGCAGCGCCGCCCCGGCCAACTCCAACGTTGAGAGTGTCCGTACCTTCGCAACCGGGCCGGGAGGCCGCGCCCTAGAGGTCTGGGTGGCGCAGCCGCGCACGCTGCACGATCAGGGGGTCAGGGCCGTGCGTACTGCCAGCCTCACGGTGCTGGTGCTGGTTTTGGCCTGTATCGTCCTCGCGCTGCGCCTGCTGGATTCGCTGGTGTTTGCCCGGCTGGCCCGCCTGCGGCGCTTCGTGCAGCGCATAGAGACCGAACCGGACACGGCGGCCCGGCTGCATCTGGGACAGGGGGAAGACGAGCTGCATCTGGTGGCCCGCGCCCTGAATCTGACGCTAGACCGCGTGACAGGCGACCACGACATCATGCGGGCGCAGGGGGAGGCGCTGCGGCTGATTGCCGAAAACGGGAACGTAGACGACGTGCTGCGCGTGATTCAGGCCGCACTGGAGCGCAGATCGCCGGGGGCGCTGGCCGAGTTGCAGAGTTTTGGGCCGCCCACGCTGGCCGGCATGAACTACATGGATCCCACCATCTGGGCCGTGTCGGTGCGGGGCCGCGCCGGAGACCGCTACGGGCAACTGCGCCTGACCTATCCGGGCGTGCTGCCCGACGATATTGCCAGCGAAGCCGCGTGGATGGCCGAACTGTTGGGCGTAGCCGCCGAGCAGGAGCGCCTGCGTGGGCAACTGTCTTTTCATGCCTACAACGACGAATTGACTGGACTGCCCAACCGCCGGGGTCTGCTCAGAACCTTGGCCCGCACCGTGCCCGACGCGCTGGAACGCGGCACGCCCGTTGCGGTGCTGTATCTGGACTTAGACCGATTCAAGCGCCTGAACGACACGCTGGGCCATGCCGCCGGAGACGAACTGCTGCGGCAAGTGGCGGCCAGAATCGGGCGGGCGTGCGGCCCCAACGATCAGGCGGCGCGGTTGGGCGGAGACGAATTTGTGATCGTGTTGCCGCGTGCGGGCACCGAAGCCGAAGTCGCGCAGATCGCCCAGCGCCTCGTGACCACCTTGGAAACGCCTTTTGAAGTGTTCGGGCACGCCTTCCAGCCCACCGCCAGCATTGGGGTGGCGCTGGCCCCGCGCGACGGCCACGACCCCGAAGAACTGCTGCGGTTGGCGGATCTGGCGATGGTTCATGCCAAAGCGCGGGGGCCGGGGCGGGTGGCCTTTTTTACCCCCGACCTCGAAGACGCGCTGCTTGACCGGGTGCAAATCGAAAACGACCTGCGCGACACCCTGCGTACCGGCGACCTGACGCTGGCCTATCAGCCCCTGATCAGCCTGAACACTGGACGAATCGAGGGTCTGGAAGCCCTGCTGCGCTGGACTCACCCCGTGCGCGGGCCAGTGCCCCCCAGCATCTTTATTCCTATAGCCGAAGACGCCGGACTGATCGGCCTGCTGGGCGACTGGGTGCTGCGCGAAGCCACCACCCAACTGGCGGTGTGGCGCAGTCAGGGCATTCAAACCCATGTGGCCATCAACGTGAGCGCGGTGCAACTGCTGACGCCCGATTTCGTGGTGCAGGTCAAGGCCGCCCTCCAGGATAACGGCCTGCCGCCTGCCGCCCTCACCCTTGAAGTCACCGAATCGCTGCTGATGGACGGCACACCTGGTTCGGCGGCCCACACCCACCTGATGGAACTCAGCAATCACGGCGTAAGCGTCTGGGTCGATGATTTCGGCACGGGCTACAGCAGCCTCAGCTACCTGCACCGCCTGCCCATTCACGCCGTAAAAGTTGACCGCTCGTTTGTGATGGGTCTCCGCAGCGGCCCCGAAGCCGAGCGCATCATCGAAACGATCGTAACGCTGGCGCACCACCTCAATTTGAAGGTGGTGGCCGAGGGCGTGGAGCAAGGCTGGCAGGCCGAGGTGCTGAAACGGCTGGGCTGCGACCACGCACAGGGCTATTTTTATGCTCGCCCTGTCGCGGCTGAGCAGGTTCCGGCCTTGTTCGCTGCACCGCTGGGGCAGGTGGTGCAGCCCGCTCTGCCGCCCTCGCAGGCCAAATGA
- a CDS encoding DUF7873 family protein: MPKLNQIIAVEKSVKSRAFQELTEAHHALQKPALLSGISRTYRPKDEEGETLPPESTRVQAKAEEIIRQTAQIMGNLFDVTATKDWANNEAKADVVVGERVLLRQVPVTYLLFLEKQLTDLHTFIRKLPVLDASESWTFDPSTDTYATDPVQTVRTKKIPRNHVKAEATDKHPAQVEVYYEDVTVGYWRTLKFSGALPAVRVNDLLTRVQKLQQAVKFAREEANGVEVTDRKVGEQVFAYLLES, from the coding sequence ATGCCCAAATTGAACCAGATTATTGCCGTCGAAAAGAGCGTCAAGAGCCGCGCCTTTCAGGAATTGACCGAGGCCCACCACGCGCTGCAAAAGCCTGCGCTGCTATCGGGTATCTCGCGCACCTACCGCCCCAAAGATGAGGAAGGCGAGACGCTGCCGCCCGAATCGACCCGTGTGCAGGCCAAGGCCGAGGAAATTATCCGGCAGACAGCGCAGATTATGGGCAACCTGTTTGACGTGACCGCCACCAAAGACTGGGCCAACAACGAAGCCAAAGCCGACGTGGTGGTGGGCGAGCGCGTGTTGCTGCGGCAGGTGCCCGTGACCTACCTGCTGTTTCTGGAAAAGCAACTGACCGACCTGCACACCTTTATTCGCAAACTGCCCGTGCTGGACGCCAGCGAGAGCTGGACATTCGACCCCAGCACCGACACATATGCTACCGACCCCGTGCAGACGGTACGCACCAAAAAGATTCCGCGCAACCACGTCAAGGCCGAGGCCACCGACAAGCACCCCGCGCAGGTGGAGGTGTATTACGAGGATGTGACGGTGGGTTACTGGCGCACCCTGAAGTTTTCGGGCGCATTGCCCGCCGTGCGAGTGAACGACCTGCTGACCCGCGTGCAGAAGTTGCAGCAGGCCGTGAAATTTGCCCGCGAGGAAGCCAACGGCGTGGAAGTGACAGACCGCAAAGTGGGCGAGCAGGTGTTTGCGTACCTGCTGGAAAGCTGA
- a CDS encoding transporter substrate-binding domain-containing protein, which produces MKRTLILSALALSLATTAAAQRPTTLTPGVLKIGMEGTYAPFTFKDEKGQLVGFDVDIAKAVAARLGLKPEFVLTEWSGILAGLQARKYDVIVNQVGITAERQKAIGFSNAYAYSSPQIIVRKNATTAFKNLADLKGKRVGVGLGSNFEQQLRGAGGINVVTYPGAPEYLSDLISGRIDAAFNDRLLVGYLIKKDGLPVKGAGVIGAAEPVGIAFRKDNTSLKTAIDRALLQIKANGTYAKISRQWFGQDVSKP; this is translated from the coding sequence CTCACCCCCGGCGTGCTGAAAATCGGCATGGAAGGCACTTACGCGCCGTTTACCTTCAAGGACGAAAAGGGCCAACTGGTGGGCTTCGACGTGGACATTGCCAAAGCTGTGGCCGCCCGCCTTGGCCTGAAGCCCGAGTTTGTACTGACCGAGTGGAGCGGCATTCTGGCCGGACTGCAAGCCCGCAAATACGACGTGATCGTGAATCAGGTGGGCATTACCGCCGAGCGCCAAAAAGCCATCGGCTTCAGCAACGCTTATGCCTACAGCAGCCCGCAGATCATCGTGCGGAAGAATGCCACCACCGCCTTCAAAAACTTGGCGGATCTGAAGGGCAAGCGCGTGGGCGTGGGCCTCGGCAGCAACTTCGAGCAGCAATTGCGCGGCGCAGGCGGCATCAATGTGGTCACGTACCCCGGCGCTCCCGAATACCTTAGCGACCTGATTTCGGGCCGCATCGACGCCGCGTTCAATGACCGCCTGTTGGTGGGCTACCTGATCAAGAAAGACGGCCTACCCGTGAAGGGTGCGGGCGTGATCGGCGCGGCAGAACCCGTAGGAATCGCCTTCCGCAAAGACAACACCAGCCTGAAAACCGCCATTGACCGCGCCCTATTGCAGATCAAGGCCAACGGCACCTACGCCAAGATCAGCCGCCAGTGGTTCGGTCAGGATGTCAGCAAGCCCTGA
- a CDS encoding 2-oxoglutarate dehydrogenase E1 component, which yields MTLSQTIMSGGNAAFIEGLYEAYLADPQSVDAEWRVYFDQLRGGATETAHSPVQRAFYELGTQRRGGAVVPVPQGVSGAAQAAGALITAFRVYGHISAHTNPLKMRGLPVVPELTPEYYGLSAADLNETVRDGAFDAPLKQVITQLHETYCGAIGFEFNYLPSNERAWFQERVEAGRGRGNYSAEERRRLMVKLNAAEGLELYLKNRYPGVKRFGLEGGESFIPLVDRIIQQAGRHGVKETVLGMAHRGRLNMLVNIFGKKPSALFDEFDGKKKISDNPDVAGDVKYHMGYSSDVRTPGGPMHLALAFNPSHLEIVSPVVHGSVRARQDRRGDAERKTVLPITIHGDAAVSGQGVVMETLNLSRLRGFSTGGAVRIVINNQVGFTISDPRDTRSSRYCTDVAKIANAPVLHVNGDDPEAVAYCGDLALEYRQTFGKDVFIDLICFRRNGHNEGDEPRMTQPIMYREIDTHPGTRALYAKKLEEAGVLSAGEGDALVNHFRDLLDAGNEVVEEMENLEQSKLAVDWSEYLHTNWKDEVSTAVPQAKLTELGLALNEVPEGFVVHRTVQRVLNSRKAMSRGEQPLDWGMGEMLAYATLLDEGYGVRLVGQDSGRGTFVHRHAVLHDQQATDPMHGDYLGLAHIGPHQGRVEVIDSTLSEEAVMAFEYGYSTSEPKALVAWEGQFGDFANGAQAVIDQFLSAGESKWQRLSGLTLLLPHGYEGAGPEHSSARLERYLQLCAQKNMQVVVPSSAAQMFHLLRRQVLRPYRKPLIVMTPKSLLRNKQAMNPLEDFTGGRFHEVIGDDTVQKARRVIVSSGKLHWELVEARNADVEGYAGTALIRLEQLYPFPAAALSAELAKHPGAQVVWAQEEPENQGAWLMIWEDLEANLAPGQVLLHASRARSASTAAGYASVHALEQAAVIAAALGEKVSREVVQEQKELAQEAKAQG from the coding sequence ATGACACTGTCGCAGACCATCATGTCGGGCGGGAACGCAGCCTTTATAGAAGGGCTGTACGAGGCGTATTTGGCCGACCCGCAGAGTGTGGACGCCGAGTGGCGCGTTTACTTTGACCAGTTGCGGGGCGGGGCCACCGAGACCGCCCATTCGCCCGTGCAGCGTGCTTTTTATGAACTCGGCACCCAACGCCGGGGCGGGGCCGTCGTTCCTGTGCCGCAGGGCGTCAGCGGCGCGGCGCAGGCAGCGGGCGCACTGATCACCGCTTTCCGCGTGTACGGCCACATCAGCGCCCACACCAATCCCCTGAAGATGCGCGGCCTGCCCGTAGTGCCGGAACTGACCCCGGAATACTACGGCCTGAGTGCTGCCGACCTGAACGAAACCGTGCGCGACGGCGCGTTCGATGCGCCCCTCAAGCAGGTCATCACCCAACTGCACGAAACGTATTGCGGGGCCATCGGCTTCGAATTCAACTACTTGCCCTCCAACGAGCGGGCCTGGTTTCAGGAGCGGGTGGAGGCCGGACGTGGGCGCGGCAATTACAGCGCCGAGGAACGCCGCCGCCTGATGGTCAAGCTGAACGCCGCCGAAGGGCTGGAGTTGTACCTCAAAAACCGCTACCCCGGCGTGAAGCGCTTCGGGCTGGAAGGCGGCGAAAGCTTTATTCCCCTCGTCGACCGGATTATTCAGCAGGCGGGCAGGCACGGCGTGAAGGAAACCGTGTTGGGCATGGCCCACCGGGGCCGCCTGAATATGCTGGTCAACATTTTTGGCAAGAAACCCAGCGCCCTGTTCGACGAATTCGACGGCAAGAAGAAGATCAGCGACAACCCCGACGTGGCGGGCGACGTGAAGTACCACATGGGCTATTCCAGCGATGTGCGCACTCCCGGCGGCCCGATGCACCTCGCGCTGGCCTTCAACCCGTCGCACCTGGAGATCGTGTCGCCCGTGGTGCACGGCAGCGTGCGTGCCCGTCAGGATCGGCGCGGCGATGCCGAGCGCAAGACCGTTCTGCCCATCACCATTCACGGCGACGCTGCCGTCAGCGGGCAAGGCGTGGTCATGGAAACGCTGAACCTGTCGCGTCTGCGCGGCTTCAGCACTGGCGGCGCAGTCCGCATCGTCATCAACAACCAAGTCGGCTTTACCATCTCCGACCCGCGCGACACCCGCTCCAGCCGCTACTGCACCGACGTAGCCAAGATTGCCAACGCGCCCGTGCTGCACGTGAACGGCGACGATCCCGAAGCGGTGGCTTACTGCGGTGATCTGGCGCTGGAATACCGTCAAACCTTCGGCAAAGACGTGTTCATCGACCTGATCTGCTTCCGGCGCAACGGGCACAACGAGGGCGACGAGCCGCGCATGACCCAGCCGATCATGTACCGCGAAATTGATACACACCCCGGCACCCGCGCTCTGTACGCCAAAAAGTTGGAAGAAGCGGGCGTGCTGAGCGCGGGCGAAGGCGACGCGTTGGTCAACCACTTCCGTGATTTGCTGGACGCAGGCAACGAAGTGGTAGAAGAAATGGAGAACTTGGAGCAGAGCAAGTTGGCCGTGGACTGGAGCGAGTACCTGCACACCAACTGGAAAGACGAGGTGTCTACCGCCGTCCCGCAGGCCAAGCTGACCGAGTTGGGGCTGGCGCTCAACGAAGTGCCCGAAGGCTTCGTGGTTCACCGCACCGTGCAGCGTGTCCTGAACAGCCGCAAGGCCATGAGCCGGGGCGAGCAACCGCTGGACTGGGGCATGGGCGAAATGCTGGCCTACGCCACCCTGCTGGACGAGGGCTACGGCGTTCGGCTGGTGGGTCAGGATTCGGGGCGCGGCACGTTTGTTCACCGCCACGCCGTGCTGCACGACCAGCAGGCCACCGATCCCATGCACGGCGACTATCTGGGGCTGGCCCACATCGGGCCGCATCAGGGCCGCGTGGAAGTCATCGATTCCACCCTCTCCGAAGAAGCGGTGATGGCCTTCGAGTACGGCTACAGCACCTCTGAACCCAAAGCGCTGGTGGCATGGGAAGGCCAGTTCGGGGACTTTGCCAACGGCGCTCAGGCCGTCATCGACCAGTTCCTCAGCGCGGGCGAGAGCAAGTGGCAGCGCCTGAGTGGGCTGACCTTGCTGCTGCCGCACGGCTACGAGGGCGCAGGCCCGGAACACAGCAGCGCCCGCTTGGAGCGCTATTTGCAGTTGTGCGCCCAGAAGAACATGCAGGTGGTGGTGCCCAGCAGCGCCGCCCAGATGTTCCATTTGCTGCGCCGTCAGGTCTTGCGCCCGTACCGCAAACCCCTGATCGTGATGACGCCCAAGAGCCTTTTGCGGAACAAGCAGGCCATGAATCCCCTTGAGGACTTTACGGGTGGCCGGTTCCATGAGGTCATCGGCGACGACACCGTGCAGAAGGCCCGCCGCGTGATCGTCAGCAGCGGCAAACTGCACTGGGAACTCGTGGAGGCCCGAAACGCCGACGTCGAAGGTTACGCGGGCACGGCCCTGATTCGCCTAGAGCAGTTGTACCCCTTCCCCGCCGCCGCTCTGAGTGCCGAGCTGGCCAAGCACCCCGGCGCACAAGTCGTGTGGGCGCAGGAAGAACCCGAAAATCAGGGCGCGTGGCTGATGATCTGGGAAGACCTGGAGGCCAACCTCGCCCCCGGCCAAGTGCTGCTGCACGCCAGCCGCGCCCGCAGCGCCAGCACCGCCGCCGGATATGCCAGCGTACACGCGCTGGAGCAGGCCGCCGTGATCGCCGCCGCTTTGGGCGAAAAAGTGAGCCGCGAAGTGGTGCAGGAGCAAAAAGAACTGGCGCAGGAAGCCAAAGCGCAGGGCTGA
- a CDS encoding IclR family transcriptional regulator, which translates to MLSLQKAASILGAFSAEQPEWGVRALALHLTLPRATAHAYLAGLTDAGFLRRTPAGKYRLSWHLAEMGGQLTAALPWFPDARSLITRLALEVRAVAFLCILEGEEVVCAIRERHPDADIDLPLDIYLPATATASGKILYAHADISPRTFSACTDSSITTPDEWRTEVARVRRRGYAYSIEEWIPNQCTLGVPYHYAEGVVAAIGVQMSAERYLQGERSIRERVLGIVHEAEALG; encoded by the coding sequence GTGCTGTCATTGCAGAAGGCCGCGAGCATTTTGGGGGCGTTCAGCGCCGAGCAACCGGAGTGGGGCGTGCGGGCGTTGGCGCTTCACCTCACGCTGCCCCGCGCTACCGCCCACGCCTACCTTGCGGGCCTCACCGACGCGGGATTTCTGCGCCGCACGCCCGCCGGAAAATACCGTCTGTCTTGGCATCTGGCCGAAATGGGCGGCCAACTGACCGCCGCTCTGCCTTGGTTCCCCGATGCCCGCAGCCTGATTACCCGCTTGGCTCTAGAGGTTCGGGCGGTGGCCTTCCTGTGCATCTTGGAGGGCGAAGAAGTGGTGTGCGCCATCCGTGAGCGCCACCCCGACGCCGATATAGACCTGCCGCTGGACATCTATCTGCCCGCTACCGCCACCGCCAGCGGCAAGATTTTGTATGCCCACGCCGATATTTCCCCGCGCACGTTTAGTGCCTGCACCGACAGCAGCATCACCACGCCCGACGAATGGCGAACCGAAGTGGCCCGCGTGCGCCGCCGGGGATACGCCTATTCCATAGAGGAATGGATTCCGAACCAGTGCACCTTGGGTGTGCCGTATCACTATGCAGAAGGCGTGGTGGCCGCCATTGGCGTGCAAATGAGCGCCGAACGCTACTTGCAGGGCGAGCGCAGTATTCGGGAGCGCGTGCTGGGGATCGTGCATGAGGCCGAGGCGCTGGGGTAG